ATTTCTGTTGTCTATCATTTTATCAAgtgctctttcttttttttaaaattcatgatgatgttcCGCTTTATAAAACATGTTCTGTTCCTTCCTTGCCTCAGTGTTCATTGTAATATTAAGCTGTTTTAGAGCTGCtccaatgtgttttttttttttttttaaataaaggaatCTGTTGAATATTCTTTCTTAGATGGTTAATATATTGAACATTTAGTCAACAAAACGATCAGAAAAAATATCTACGATAGCTTTCAGGAACCCATGGTGGCATCTTCAGATGAGTCCAAAACTCAAAGATCTTCAATGTACAATATCATtgaacagagaaaagcagaaatcGGCACATTTGAGAAGTTGTAAGGATGATATTGTTGGTGTataaatcacaaaacaaaaaactacttttAATAAAGGCACAAGTCATACAAAGAAACTGCTCTGTAAAATTCTCcatgtcaaataaaaacatgtaatgcAAAACATATATAGcttatcatttattttgttaaaacgCCCCCAAACAGACTTTTAATTAGACATTTTAGCAATGCTTTTCACTCTAATATCTGATCTTGTACTGTTCTACTATAAACACAAGGGGGCAGTTACACTTAACTTCCTCATttcttttcagttattttggttTGTAGAACTGAATTATTCTGTGTCTAAGACTTAAAAAGGTTAACGTTAAAACGCGTTATTCATCATTATTCTCATGTTATTTACCTAAAGTGTAACATGTGAGGCAAAAACCTTCATCTTACATGTTCtcaacatcaaaataacttacaaactgtaaaatttgTTGTGCAATTAATGGGTAAATTCAtctaaatttgtaattaatgGAAACTAACCAAGCACAAGATAATATTAAAAGGTGATGTTTCACCATCGAAAGTGTactatgtgtgtgagagaggttcctctccattttgcattttcgCTTCTGGGTCCTCTACAGCTACCTGACAAACAAGACACCTGTGCCGGGGGCGTGCCCCAAAGCCGCACCGCAGACGCCGGGATAGGCGTGGAGGCCTGCTGGTGAAACTGAAGGCTTGGCTGGATCTTTCTGCTAAGGCGCTCCAACTGATCGGACCGGAATATCACCGCTTCGTTTCATGGCGCACTCTGGATCCAGTCGAACCCTGTTTGGTTCCAGTGGTCGGTCTGGACGAAGGATTCTCCACTCGCCGCCTCCCAGCTGCTAACCCTCGCTGGCGTGGGGTGAACCAGCTGAATCTCCAGCTGATAGCTAGGAGTCCACTGACAGCTAACTCCCCTGCTCCTCCTGCTCGGTTTGCCCTGGTGAACGCCAGATCGCTAGCAAACAAAACTTTTATCCTGAAGGATTTGTTCGAGTCGCGGGGATTGGATTTTCTCTTTATAACCGAAACATGGTCGGCTGTGGGTGAGTCGAGTGCCTTTTGTGAACTTTTACCGCCTGGCTGTTTGCATTTTAACTCCCCGAGAACATCGGGCCGTGGAGGGGGGCTTGCAACTGtctttaaaagtaactttaagtgtAAGCAGCTCGTACCCACGGCATCATATGTCAGCTTTGAAATGAACATATTTGAACTGAGCTCTGCGCCCCCGGTATTGTGCGCTGTCATTTACAGGCCACCCAAATACAGCAAAGACTTCATTAGTGACTTTTCGCATTTCCTAGCTGAATTTGTACCGGTGTATGACCGCATTCTCATTACTGGGGACTTTAATGTCCATGTGTGTTGTCCTGAAAAGTCACTGGCGAAAGACTTTAAATTTGATTGAATGTTTTAATCTTGCACAGTGTGTTGTTGGTCCCACACATGAACATGGCCACACTCTCGATCTTGTTCTTACTCATGGTATTACTGTTTCTAAGCTTGAGATTTGTGATGCAATTTTCTCTAATCATCTGcctgttttatttgaaattccCCTATCTTGTGCTGTATCCAAACCGTGCGCGCCTGTGCGTCGTGGCCGTATGGTTAATCCCTCCACTGCTGCATACTTTTGCTCTGTCCTGAATGTAGCTGTCTATGTTTAAACAGATCCATTGATGACTTTTGGGCTGGTTTCAATTCTGCTTGCAGAGCTGCATTAGACATTGTCGCTCCTGTGAAACTCAGGCTGTCTAAACCAAAGTCTGAACCCTGGCTGAATGACGTTACGCGCGCTGCCAGACATGAGTGCAGAAaggcagaaagaaaatggaaaaaggatAAGCTACATGTGTCTTTTCAGAATCTGAGAGATAAGTGGCATTCCTATCAAAAAACCgtcaaagatgcaaaaactaGACACTTTTCTGACATCATTGTTTCCAACGGTAACAACCCACGTGTTCTTTTTGATGCTATTAAAACAGTTCTCAGTGCTCCAGAACCCCACTGTCCCGAGGAACCATCGAAAATGTGTGAGGAtttcttgcagtttttcattCGTAAAGTGGAGAGCGCTAGAGCCCTTATAAGTCGTCCTGCATATGAGCCAGGCACATCAGTAActtattctgctgtttttaatcagtttgaacCTGTTAGCCTGCATCTTTTAGAACAAGTTTTCAGTGAAATGAGAATTACAGGCTCCCCCATTGATGTGATTCCTCCTCGTCTTTTTAGAGGTCTTTCCGACATTGGCACCTTTTGTCCTGGATATTGTTAATGGCAGCTTGGCCAATAGTGTTGTCCCTTTATGTTTTAAACATGCTGTGGTCCAGCCTCTGTTAAAGAAACCAAACCTTGATCGACAGGAACTCTCCAATTATCGGCCAATTTCCAAACTCCCTTTGCtgtccaaaattttgaaaaaaaatttgtgtACATTCAGCTGAGCTcattctgaaatgaaaatggaatTTCTGACGTCTTCCAATCAGGATTCAAAACTGTCCACAGCACTGAGATGGCTTTGTTGAGGGTCTTTAATGATGTTCTTCGGGCTTCTGATTCTGGTCATACTGTTGCTGTTCTTCTGTTGGACTTAACCGCAGCCTTTGATACGGTGGACGACCAGATTTTACTGTCACAGTTGGTGAACTGGGTGGGAATAAAAGGTCCAGCTTTAGCCTGGTTTGAATCGTATTTGTCCAACAGAAGCTTTTCCGTCCCGGTCGGGGATTCTGTTTCCACTGCGGCCCCTCTGATGTGTGGCGTACCGCAAGGGTCAGTTCTTGGACCcttgcttttttcattgtacTTGTTGCCTCTTGGGTCAGTTCTGCGTAGACATGATGTGTCGTTTCATTTTTACAAAGATGACTGCCAAATTTATTTGCCTTTGAAACAGTCCAAGTCCCTCCTTGAATGTTTTGAAGAAGTAAAATTGTGGATGGCTTACagttttttgcatttcaatgaGCATAAAACTgaggttttgctgttttctcccAGTGACTCCACTCGGATGGTCAAAGTTGAGCTCGGCTCTTTAACCCAAGCCGTAAGCCGTTGTGACGAATCTGGGTGTAAAGATGGACCCTGTTTTTAAATTAGATACCCAGATCAGTGCTGTTGTGAAatcaagtttttatcatttgagGCAACTTGCCAAAGTGAAGCCTTTTTTATCTCATCACAACTTTGAAATTCTGATCCACGCTTTTATTACCACTCGTTTGAACTATTGCAACGCACTTTACTCAGGACTCAGCAAAACCTCACTGTCGAGACTTCAACTGGTTCAGAACGCTGCCACTCACCTTTTAATGGGGTCGCAAAAATATAACCACATAACTCCCATCCTCCAGTCCCTCCCCTGGACTTCCCATGCACCTCCGTATTGATTTCaaacttcttttgtttttaaatgcctcCATGCTTTGGCCCCCCTGTACCTGTGTGATCTGCTGGTCCCCTACAACCCTTCTCGCTCACTGAGGTCAGCAGATCAAGCTCTACTGGTGGTGCCTATGACCAAAAAGAAACTGAGAGGTGATCGTGCTTTTTCTGTGGCTGCTCCTGAACTATGGAATGAGCTCCCACTAAATATCAGACTGGCTGATTTCCTCCctatttttaaatctcttttgaaaccacatttttttttaacttggcgTATGGCTCAGTTTCGAGCTGACTTTTACTGTACAACCTGTGTCTTATCTCTTATTTTTATACTcgcattattttatttgtatttttatttggttatttattcatttattctattatttaatgtgtacagcactttggtcgacagtgttgttttaaagtgctttagaaataaagttgGATTTGGATTTGGAAGACACGTACTCCGCCGTCAGATATACGTGAATGTGATCTGCTTGacaacctgtgtgtgtttgtctgttgctGCCAGACTGAGGGGGTTTTAATCtccagtggtgtgtgtgtgactgagtgtGTGAGATATGAGAGTAGCCAAGGGGGGTTTTCTGGATTAGAAGTTCCAAAAATACTCAGGTTGAGGTTTGAAGATGAgtcacaccacaaaaacagctcTACGGTACTGAGTGAAGGTGTGTgacagaggtgtgtgtgtcaTGGTCAGGGTCACCTGTGTGTGTCGCCCGAAGATGTCAATAAATCATCCCAAAGCCTTGACTTGGTCTGTATGAGAAGGTGTTTAATTTGAATCTCTTGAATCATTTGACTTTATTCGGTGTGAagattttactgttgtttgGTGCTTTTGATGTTGGTGCAGGAGACtgattaaaaacataatttgctTGCTGCTAAATTAATCAGTTTTCTGATGCAAATTGGTCATAAATGAACATTGTCAAAAGTCTGTTATGGAGCAGGAGAGCAACATTTAACAGTAAAGGTAACATGTAAAAGATCACAAGTCATTTAAAGCCCAAATCTGTGTGACACAACAGACCACACTTAGAGAAACGTACAAAAAACTTTTCATAGATCAGACGGTTTATTTTCTGTAAAGTGGAAACACATCATGTACTGCTTTTAtcattcttaaaaaaaacattcccttGTTCTAGTTTCTTAATTGTAAAGGTTTATTGCTTGTCTGTTGCTTATGTGATCAAAACTGGTCAGATAAATCAGGAATAGAAGCtccactgcatttatttcaactatttaaagatttaaaaaacagataatCAGACTGATGATTTTCCAACAATTactgtaaaaccactgaatCGTCACAGTAGAACCTTTACATCACTATGATCCTGTGTTCTACTGCAGATTAAAACCAttttcataaagtaaaatgaaaaacatgtttttttagttCCAGTTCCGACCCTTTGCAGTTTCAAACACTCCTCTGCACCATTAACTGGAATGACACTTCAACAGTGTTCTCAAATGTTTTCGGCTAACTAGAAGTTTTCAGAAGCACAAATGCGCCTGAGGATCACAAAGATTCTCTACTTCATCCTCTGCTGAAGCACTAATGAGTGGATCAAAGCAAAACTCCCACTACTGCACATGCTTCTCTGTGGTTCTGAACCACAACTGaaactgtagtttatttttcatctttactaAGATGCAAACTAGATTCAGAGTAGGTGTTAAATGTGGATTGTTGCAAGATTAAACGCTACATGCTGGTAGCTCTATGATGCTCTACTTAGGCACATTAATCGTTTGAACTGAAAGTTTACATGCTTTCAATGATGCACTTTAAAGCTGATGTTTATCATCTTCAGTTTAGTTTgctaacatgcaaaaaaaatataattagtaCTAAACTGTTCCTCTCAGGATGATAGGAATGTTATGAGTCTGCTGGTATTTGATTATAAACTAAAGTATTTGACACATCAAAATGTTTACTTGATAATGAAATTTTATGGAATTACCAAATCAGTTATTACAATTCATTGTTTGGGGGCCCTGAATGTCCACACCAAATTTCACAGCAATTCATTCAATAGTTTTAAAGatatatatgaataaaaatccACTAGGTCGCTGTctgtgaatgaaaaaaaacataattacaaTTCAACCTGTAGCTGAGAGATTGGGGTGCAAACTGCAAGGGTGCAAAAGCCTTCAGCAGCAATAAGTCCCTGGTTTGATTCCCGGCCAGCCCTACATTCACACATTCCCTGTATTTGCTGTCTCTTTGTATATATAGATATCAAATAAAGGCTAAATTTTGCATGTCATATGTAcactttttaacttttcaaGTGTGTAACATGACACGCAAAATGTTTAGGCTTGAGGTTAATGTATGGGAGGGTGTTCTTCAGTCATGACTACATGATATGAAGTGAAACACCAAAGTCAGAAAGGTGATGATATTCATACACTATTTCATGATATGTAGACCTGTCACCCTGGATTACAGATGTCTCCTTTTTTTGAGGTGATAAAGGAAAAGCCACAGAGTACCAAAGCCCTGGACAccacaaatgtttgtatttaACTTCACGGCTATCCAGCCTCTTGAGTTTGTGAGTTATTCAGGTTTGACATCTAACCATCACCCCGGCTAAAAGCTGCATGTACTTGAAAGCACTTTCAGTCGGCCGCAGTGGTTACGGATTCGCTGTTGCCGACTTGAAGCTCATAATGTGCTTTTCGACTTCCGCAGCCATATCAGCGATGCTCCTCCTGATGTCCAGTGACAGCACGTTCTCATCGTCCAGCGGAGGCTCTAAAGAGTCAAACTGGGAGCGCAACAGCTCTGCTTTCATATAATGTCCCCTCCGGGCCACCATCCTCTGGTGAATGAACTCGTACTCACCATGCAGGAAGAGAAAACAGACATCAGGAGAAGAGGGAGGCAAGACGTCTGTGTCTGGGTTGGAGGAGGAAGTGAGGGCTTTGGAGCCATGGAGGAGGATCCGTCTATACCGACGCTTCAGAGCAGAGCAGGCCACAAGGGCATCCAAACCTGAACACCTCTCACTGCCATGGGAAAACATGCAGTTAGTGAATAGATGGGAATAACCCCTGAGGCTTGTGTGGAAATGTTTGGACAAcagtaaaatggtaaaaatgaagGGGAAACTAACTTAAAGCAAACTTTGGTGAGCAACAGAATAAGAAGGAGGTGAAGAGCGACACAAGGATGAGCGGACGGAGAAAAATAAGTGCTATTGAGTGTGGAAGAGTGAAGGAAAAGAAGCCTTTGATGTTGCCACAGACGTTTTAAGAAAAAGATGGCACAGTTTTCACTTCTCCCTCACCTCGTCTCCAGACTCTCACTCACTTAATCTGTCTTTACTCTCCCAAACTCCCGCTCCTCGCTCTCTGGTTTTCATCTCAATTTTCAAAACCATCTTTGATATTTTTGATCTTTTTCCACAATTTCACGCCTGCATATTCTTACCTCGCCGCTCTGCTCTTCAGCTCCGTGTCACTCTCTAAACCCATCATCTTCTCCTTTCTGTCATTACAATATATGCTGTGTTTTCCCGAaggtgtctgtgcgtgtgttaATCTCTGAGTGTGTATTTGTATAACTGAAGTTGTGGGGGCATAAATCAGCTTATACAGTGGCATTATGGGGACCCACCTACCCTTTGGGGACTTCAAGCAAAATCCCCATAACGTAAATGATTATATTTTAGAATGAAGGCTTAGTTTGAGGTTAAGGTTAGGGTAAGTCTGCAGGAAATTCAAGTTAAGTCAATGTAATGTCCtgtgaagtgatggaaacacgactgaatttgtgtgtgttgatgtaAGAATTGGTTTAGTTTCACCTGTCAATGACTTCATGTAGTTTGAGAAGCCAAGGCAATCTGTCCTGAGGAGACAAAGAAACAGCATGATAACTGAATACGTTTTTGTTGTAAACAGCATATTTTCAGATTGTACACTGCCCATAAAAATATTCACCATGCTTGGAAGTTTtgcccttttattgcttttcaacctCGAATCCTGGTCAATCAAATTTGCCTTTTTGGgcaagaatttgcaaaaaaaaaacaaaaaaaaacatactttttaatgtcacagtgaaaacagatttctgtgcCATACAGCATGTGCCACATGCATTTCAGAATATCGATTTAACTGTGCTCCAGGGGATAGTCAGTGACTTGGACATTATATTATAATCACTTGAGCCACATTCaaatgatctccatttcactatcTGTAGGACTTGTGGCACCAATTGAGGGTTGAATATATGCATTAATTAAAGTGCAGTCACTTAtcttctgttttatatttttaaatagctGACAGTATTTTGTAGAAACGCATTCTTTAACATTAAAGGgacttttttgtaaaacattgtCAAAATAGCCAAGTACCTTTCACCATGATTCAGCACTGCAAAagaataaaaggggaaaacatcCAGGAAAGGTGAATATTTTTAACAGACGCTGTAGTTCAAGATTGTATATTTAATTTCTCAGAGATATTAGATGATGGTTACAGAAGCAGTTAGACTGCATATTGGAATACTCTAATCTTCCAGttggtatgttttttttgtttgtttttttttaaaattagatttactGTTGTCTAAAGATGCAGTTCTTAACCTTTTGCAGAGATGTTCAGGTGAGCCCTGTTGACCTGAGGGTTACAGCGCTGACTGTGATGTGCATCGTCCCCAGTCTGCATCACCCACTGACCtatgctgcatgtcattccctaTTTCTCTCTTTCCTTATTTCCTGTAATTTCTTTATTGTGCACTGCCTAATATAGACATAAAAAGTGCctgaaaaa
Above is a genomic segment from Amphiprion ocellaris isolate individual 3 ecotype Okinawa chromosome 6, ASM2253959v1, whole genome shotgun sequence containing:
- the LOC111567411 gene encoding probable gluconokinase, giving the protein MIYIIMGVSGCGKSSLGTFLSQKLGWPLHEGDNFHPQANIEKMSRGEPLTDQDRLPWLLKLHEVIDSERCSGLDALVACSALKRRYRRILLHGSKALTSSSNPDTDVLPPSSPDVCFLFLHGEYEFIHQRMVARRGHYMKAELLRSQFDSLEPPLDDENVLSLDIRRSIADMAAEVEKHIMSFKSATANP